The following are encoded in a window of Streptomyces sp. 11x1 genomic DNA:
- a CDS encoding peptidoglycan recognition family protein yields MSVPPTSSSHRARSRVTRRTVIGAVGAVAAGAVITPTVMATTGDSDGADTGADTGAEDTKAGTTTETFPKTRSEAATGEAPVEAAFPIGYVGVRWGGTDETTGGGIRLTDADGGQGAWRSLGDGGCSVANGGGVLIAAGQAAGYELRAPNGATGLRSLALDTLHGPDRKVAVPSDPTRVRGVQYLTRAAWGADESLRFKADGTENSPTAFYPFQTITVHHTAMANDDPDPAATVRAIYQLHAVTNDWGDIGYHFLIDEEGRIYEGRYSGDDGLPAHDADGKVVTAFHVGGFNSGNLGIALLGTFTEQGPKEAARAALTRLVKVLVRHHGVDPQARVTYTNPVNGTQKEVAEISGHRDWMATECPGEVMYAELERLRTAVATGR; encoded by the coding sequence GTGAGCGTTCCCCCCACTTCCTCCAGCCACCGGGCCAGGTCCCGGGTGACCCGCCGTACGGTGATCGGCGCGGTCGGCGCGGTCGCGGCCGGCGCCGTGATCACGCCGACCGTGATGGCCACGACCGGCGACTCCGACGGCGCGGACACCGGTGCGGACACCGGAGCGGAGGACACCAAGGCCGGCACCACGACCGAGACCTTCCCGAAGACCCGCAGCGAGGCCGCCACCGGTGAGGCGCCCGTCGAGGCGGCCTTTCCCATCGGATACGTGGGCGTGCGCTGGGGCGGCACCGACGAGACCACCGGCGGCGGCATCCGGCTGACGGACGCCGACGGCGGGCAGGGCGCGTGGCGCTCGCTCGGCGACGGTGGCTGCTCGGTCGCCAACGGCGGCGGTGTGCTGATCGCGGCCGGCCAGGCCGCCGGATACGAGCTGAGAGCCCCCAACGGTGCCACGGGGCTGCGCTCGCTCGCGCTCGACACCCTGCACGGCCCGGACCGCAAGGTCGCCGTGCCGTCCGACCCCACCCGCGTCCGGGGCGTGCAGTACCTCACGCGGGCCGCCTGGGGCGCCGACGAGTCGCTGCGGTTCAAGGCGGACGGCACGGAGAACTCACCCACCGCGTTCTACCCGTTCCAGACGATCACCGTGCACCACACGGCCATGGCCAACGACGACCCGGACCCCGCCGCCACGGTCCGCGCGATCTACCAGCTGCACGCCGTCACCAACGACTGGGGCGACATCGGCTACCACTTCCTCATCGACGAGGAGGGCCGTATCTACGAGGGCCGCTACTCCGGCGACGACGGCCTGCCCGCGCACGACGCCGACGGCAAGGTGGTGACCGCCTTCCACGTCGGCGGCTTCAACTCCGGCAACCTCGGCATCGCCCTGCTGGGCACCTTCACCGAGCAGGGCCCCAAGGAGGCCGCCCGCGCCGCGCTGACCCGCCTCGTGAAGGTCCTGGTCCGCCACCACGGCGTCGACCCGCAGGCCCGCGTGACCTACACCAACCCGGTCAACGGCACCCAGAAGGAGGTCGCGGAGATCAGCGGCCACCGGGACTGGATGGCGACGGAGTGCCCGGGCGAGGTGATGTACGCAGAGCTGGAGCGCCTGCGCACGGCGGTGGCAACAGGCCGATGA
- a CDS encoding TAXI family TRAP transporter solute-binding subunit: protein MVQVLPRIGRRHALLGSVASLVVLGLLAWWLWPREEPPSGTITVTTGAERGVYQEYGSRLRNAIAGDMPALQVQLMPSNGSQTNVRRVATGQADFAIAAADAVQTYIDEDQPGADKLRGVARLYDDYVQLVVPADSTIQNVSELKGKRVAVGPEGSGVRLITERLLKADGLDIDKDIDARRDTIGTSPEALRTGKIDAFFWSGGLPTKGLTDLVEKEKYDFRFVPIRSDLVTELHDQGGVFSHYRASVMPADAYPTILPDAVPTLTVANLLITRADMDPRLTEWLTRVVLKSRDNIGQHVHAAQVVDLRTAIYTDPLRLHQGARAYYRSVKP, encoded by the coding sequence ATGGTCCAGGTACTCCCACGCATCGGCAGGCGGCACGCGCTGCTGGGCTCGGTGGCTTCGTTGGTGGTCCTCGGGCTGCTCGCGTGGTGGCTGTGGCCGCGCGAGGAGCCCCCGAGCGGGACGATCACGGTGACCACGGGAGCCGAGCGGGGCGTCTACCAGGAGTACGGCAGTCGGCTGCGGAACGCGATCGCCGGGGACATGCCGGCGCTGCAGGTCCAGCTCATGCCGAGCAACGGCTCCCAGACGAACGTCCGCCGGGTCGCCACCGGGCAGGCCGACTTCGCCATCGCCGCGGCCGACGCCGTCCAGACGTACATCGACGAGGACCAGCCCGGCGCCGACAAGCTGCGCGGGGTGGCACGGCTGTACGACGACTACGTGCAGCTGGTGGTCCCGGCCGACTCGACCATCCAGAACGTGTCGGAGCTGAAGGGCAAGCGGGTCGCCGTGGGTCCCGAGGGCTCCGGCGTACGGCTGATCACCGAACGTCTGCTGAAGGCGGACGGGCTGGACATCGACAAGGACATAGACGCGCGGCGCGACACGATCGGCACCAGCCCCGAAGCCCTGCGCACCGGAAAGATCGACGCGTTCTTCTGGTCGGGCGGCCTGCCCACGAAGGGGCTGACGGACCTCGTGGAGAAGGAGAAGTACGACTTCCGGTTCGTCCCGATCCGCAGCGACCTGGTGACCGAGCTGCACGACCAGGGCGGCGTCTTCAGCCACTACCGGGCGTCCGTGATGCCCGCCGACGCCTACCCGACCATCCTCCCGGACGCGGTGCCCACCCTCACGGTGGCGAACCTGCTCATCACCCGTGCCGACATGGACCCCCGGCTCACCGAGTGGCTGACGCGCGTCGTCCTGAAGAGCCGGGACAACATCGGCCAGCACGTCCACGCGGCCCAGGTGGTGGATCTGCGCACCGCGATCTACACCGACCCCCTACGACTGCACCA